The Branchiostoma lanceolatum isolate klBraLanc5 chromosome 10, klBraLanc5.hap2, whole genome shotgun sequence genome has a window encoding:
- the LOC136442809 gene encoding uncharacterized protein yields MPKGGGKVRKRQDSASSGAGDGGGSGETAGNQSAGSSSTSAARAGSLERGCCHPVHCSSDDPLDLVKNAVKVICSNENCPESSYMHDRCFDKWEDSVLDHLSCAPRIVTGRFLRWPKEKRRESLWTIRGYDLVKKAHVEVCKCKCGKGYLRKDTEWRPEEDTSIKKKKQKKGGSSQQQEQQQQQKQQHKQHQQKENHQQKEQQPPAQQQQQVKQAKPSLNHPVVKWPAPYMLPISERSTPPIPEHYIPGLNLKEEQNGQKKKKKKKRSRSGKSETSSQNSSSKPPSPDDELILEDPDVEEALETVDKEGGAVEQLVELGFSRQVSEEAVQIHGSMEEALDSLLKSSSPKTNGDRIVDKELSTVVAPPRKVDTNGNYNLTVPYSVQQLMTLGFSREDSEAALRIHGSLDSAVEYLMAQRQSARYRNNPLGNGFGIGQPLAPTPFTPQPLDQFFPQNGPAFSHPQLFLQQNVEIPTPQIPAPYTNPTSQLFPSLPPGFLQHQVPTPPQPPPSVPSIDDHVPREAPAVKTHDKTDMSHAMQRLMDMGFSYRQSEAAFKQHGHLDSALDALISGEFDDLPWETQPRRNGNKTDPFTNKVLIENSNPEADTTSQDGTFPSWHPMQSQNFISSLDTFSLPSKGPIGTPASDKQGIPPEDPITAISVKVLTDMGFTNEQSYKAIKEHGTVEAALNSLITSAFNQSGSLDTEVYMSDEEDFPENLSPPKQNHSMSAFQPVVPRAPQVAPRLVKSAMFTPAAAQAPIPQVSFPKQQSTFSMRLSAPVTARPAAPKAVAMNGHHNKASGATPTPCAALWVGNVTPKISQADLQTIFGKYGRILSIKIIHNKTCAFVNFTNMADATRARDGLQGTEVGGMELVIRFPDNPIINADGNFLMMKSKLKTGNSNQTGGQAVAKVSQAQSSNQQGKMKGPVETEFGEECFFYRTTGCHFGKNCSHLHIPHHKGVDL; encoded by the exons ATGCCTAAAGGAGGAGGGAAGGTTCGGAAGAGGCAGGACTCGGCGTCTTCTGGCGCGGGTGACGGCGGTGGTAGCGGGGAGACCGCGGGGAACCAGTCGGCGGGAAGCAGCTCGACTAGTGCCGCCCGCGCGGGCTCGTTGGAGCGGGGGTGCTGCCACCCCGTCCACTGCTCATCGGACGACCCGCTAGACCTCGTAAAAAACGCCGTAAAGGTGATCTGTAGCAACGAGAACTGTCCTGAGAGCTCTTACATGCACGACAGATGTTTTGACAAGTGGGAAGACAGTGTTTTAGACCACCTCTCGTGCGCTCCTCGGATTGTAACCGGAAG GTTTCTTCGCTGGCCCAAGGAGAAACGTCGTGAAAGTCTGTGGACCATTCGTGGATATGATCTGGTTAAGAAGGCGCATGTTGAG GTTTGTAAGTGTAAATGTGGGAAGGGCTACCTGCGGAAGGACACAGAGTGGCGACCAGAAGAGGACACTTCCATTAAAAAGAAGAAGCAGAAGAAAGGCGGATCCTCTCAGCAgcaggaacaacaacaacaacaaaaacaacaacataaacaacatcaGCAGAAAGAAAACCATCAACAGAAAGAACAACAACCACCagctcaacaacaacaacaagtcaaGCAAGCGAAACCTTCCCTGAACCACCCTGTAGTGAAGTGGCCTGCTCCTTACATGCTGCCTATTTCGGAAAGATCGACTCCTCCCATTCCGGAGCATTACATTCCTGGCCTTAATCTTAAGGAAGAGCAGAACggacagaagaaaaagaagaagaagaagagatcAAGGTCAGGGAAAAGCGAGACGTCTTCACAGAACTCATCATCCAAACCCCCAAGTCCAGACGATGAGTTAATTCTGGAGGATCCAGATGTAGAGGAGGCATTAGAAACTGTTGACAAAGAGGGGGGTGCAGTAGAACAACTTGTAGAGTTAGGCTTTTCCAGACAGGTTAGCGAGGAAGCCGTACAAATTCATGGTTCGATGGAGGAAGCTTTAGACTCCCTCCTCAAGTCGTCTTCGCCAAAAACAAACGGTGATAGAATAGTGGATAAAGAATTAAGCACCGTTGTGGCACCACCAAGAAAGGTAGACACCAATGGTAATTATAACCTAACTGTGCCTTACTCAGTCCAGCAACTTATGACGCTGGGTTTTTCTAGAGAAGACAGCGAGGCTGCCTTAAGAATTCACGGTAGTTTAGATTCTGCTGTAGAATACCTAATGGCTCAGCGCCAGTCTGCTAGGTATAGAAATAATCCGCTCGGAAACGGTTTTGGCATCGGGCAGCCCCTTGCCCCTACGCCCTTTACACCCCAGCCTCTTGATCAATTTTTTCCGCAAAACGGTCCCGCTTTCTCCCATCCTCAATTATTTCTTCAGCAAAACGTTGAAATACCCACCCCCCAAATTCCCGCTCCGTACACTAACCCGACCTCCCAACTGTTTCCGAGTTTGCCGCCGGGTTTTCTTCAACACCAAgtccccaccccaccccagccCCCTCCTAGTGTCCCCTCCATTGACGATCACGTCCCACGGGAAGCTCCCGCGGTGAAAACTCACGACAAAACAGACATGTCCCACGCCATGCAGCGTTTAATGGACATGGGCTTTTCCTATAGACAAAGCGAGGCAGCCTTTAAACAGCACGGTCATTTAGATTCCGCTTTAGATGCTTTAATTTCAGGCGAGTTTGACGACTTACCTTGGGAAACACAGCCAAGACGTAACGGCAATAAAACCGACCCCTTTACAAACAAGGTGCTAATAGAAAACTCAAATCCCGAAGCCGATACCACCAGCCAGGACGGCACTTTTCCCTCCTGGCATCCTATGCAGAGTCAGAATTTTATATCATCTCTAGATACCTTTTCCCTACCATCTAAAGGGCCTATTGGAACACCAGCGTCTGATAAACAGGGCATCCCACCAGAGGATCCCATTACGGCAATCTCCGTCAAAGTCCTGACAGACATGGGCTTCACAAATGAGCAGAGCTACAAAGCAATAAAGGAGCACGGGACCGTAGAGGCAGCCCTGAACTCTTTGATAACCTCTGCCTTTAACCAGAGTGGCTCTCTCGACACCGAAGTCTACATGTCCGACGAGGAGGATTTTCCGGAGAATCTGAGCCCGCCCAAGCAGAACCACTCGATGTCGGCCTTCCAACCGGTGGTGCCGAGGGCCCCCCAGGTGGCGCCGCGGCTTGTGAAAAGTGCCATGTTCACACCCGCTGCTGCTCAAGCACCAATCCCACAAGTCTCCTTCCCGAAACAGCAGTCAACGTTTTCCATGCGTCTGTCAGCGCCGGTTACGGCAAGGCCGGCAGCCCCAAAGGCTGTCGCTATGAATGGCCATCACAACAAGGCCTCCGGGGCGACCCCCACTCCCTGCGCTGCCCTGTGGGTGGGGAACGTCACTCCCAAAATCAGCCAGGCCGACCTCCAGACCATCTTCGGCAAGTACGGGCGCATTTTGAGCATCAAGATCATCCACAACAAAACCTGTGCCTTCGTGAACTttacaaacatggcggacgccACCAGGGCCCGCGACGGGCTGCAGGGGACGGAGGTCGGAGGGATGGAACTCGTCATCCGTTTCCCCGACAACCCGATTATCAACGCCGACGGCAACTTCCTCATGATGAAGTCCAAACTGAAGACCGGGAATTCAAACCAGACGGGAGGCCAGGCGGTCGCTAAAGTGAGCCAGGCGCAGAGCTCCAATCAGCAGGGGAAGATGAAGGGCCCCGTGGAGACGGAGTTCGGAGAGGAGTGCTTCTTCTATCGCACCACCGGCTGCCATTTTGGAAAGAACTGCTCCCACTTACACATTCCTCACCATAAGGGTGTTGATCTTTGA